The genomic window CCGCGTCATGATTTTAGAGGTCATGGGAAGAGACGCAGGACATATTGCTTTAGCCGCAGGTATTGCTGGAGGAGCAGATGTCATCTTAATTCCCGAAATTCCCTATAAAATAGAGAAAGTTTGTCAAAAAATCCGCGCCAGACAAGAAAAAGGGAAACATTTTTGTTTAGTCATGGTATCCGAAGCGGTACGCACAGAAGTTGGAGAACAAGTTAGCAAATTAAAGCAATTTGGAGAAGATCGCTTAGGGGGCATTGGCAAGTATATCGCTGAGCAAATAGGGGCTAAAACAGGGGCAGAAACCCGTGTAACTGTCCTTGGCCATATTCAACGAGGAGGGATACCTTCTCCGATGGATCGCCTGTTGGGGTCAGCGTTTGGGGTGGCTGCGGTTGATTTAATTGCTCAGGGAAAATTTGATCAGATGGTTGCATGGCAAAACCGACAAATTCTTAGTGTCCCTATTGCTGAAGCGATTCAAACCTATCGTACTGTTGACCCAGAAGAAACATTAGTCAAAACAGCGAGAGGGTTAGGTATTTGTTTAGGAGATTAAGGTTATTGACTGATGCACGGGATCAGGTTGTGGAACGATAATGATAGATTAGGGGTTTAACAGGAGTTGAACCCTTATTTTTATTCTCTTCCCTAGATAAGCAAAAACTCCGACGGGACTACCCGCGGAGATCAAAATGGTTATGTTATATAATTACATAAATCTCAAAAAAAATACTCTGTCTTTAAAGAGATTTAATATTTTGCATTGTAGTATAAAAAAACTTAACATTAATCCTCAGCCAAAGCCTCTGAAATAGGTGATGAGCAACCTTTGAGTTATTGTAAGGTGTTAAGTAGTCAGTTTGACTATACTTTTGGCAACATACCAATCAAGTTGATGAACCTGCATACTTATGAACCTAGAAGATATTCTCAAAGACTCAAATTATAAGTTATCACAATTTACATCCGAAGAAATTGAACAACTCGAACAAAGTATTACGACCAAAGAAACTAAAAAGGGGATAGTTCCTTATACTGTTTGTTTAGTGCGCCAAAAAGCCATTAAACTAACCCCTGAAGAAGTGATAAGACAGTTATATTTAAGGGTTTTGAGCGATCGCTTTCACTATCCCCTCAGTCGTATTCAAGTAGAATATGGGGTTAATTTTGGACGGGAGGTAAAACGGGCAGATATTGTCATAATGGATAAAGATCGTCCTAATACAGTGTATATGGTTGTGGAGGTGAAAAAACCCAAATTAAAAGACGGAAAAAATCAACTTCGTTCTTATTGTAATGCTACCGGTGCGCCCATTGCTATTTGGACAAATGGGGAGCAAATTTCTTATTAGCAACGCAAAGATCCTAATTATTTTGAAGATATTCCAGGTTTACCCAACGCAAACCAAACCTTAGCAGATATTCTGCAAATTAAATTCACCTTCCAAGACTTGATCGATAATGATAAGTTAGAAAAAGAAAATAAATCCCTGAAAACCTTGATTGAAGAAATGGAAGATGAGGTTTTGGCTAATGCAGGGGTAGATGTATTTGAAAAGTTGTTTAAACTGATTTTTACTAAACTCTATGATGAGTGGTATTCTGGACAGGGAAATAGGTGATCGCAACTCTCTAATCCCTAACTTAGCCAAAAAATGTCTCATACTTATCATGACTTCCAATCCAAAACCATGTAACCGTATCTTGTTCTAAAATTCCAATAGCACGGTAATTTCGAGTAATTCTAACTGACCAAATATCCTCATCACGATTAATACATTTAAAATGAAGAGAAGGATGAAAAGGATTATTTGACCATAAATAATAAGTTTTCCTCGCTGCTTGACGAATCTCTAAAGGAAGCTCATAATATTCTAACCAAAAAGACGGTAAAGTAGCAGACCTCATAATTGATCATAGTCCATTGGTTGCCCTTGTCCTTCGGCAATTTGCTGTTTAGCTAGTCTTGCTGCTTCTACTAACTTATTTTGAGTTTTCCGAAACGATTGATTCCACTGTAATTCATCTTCAATATCAGCAATATATTCTAGTAAATGCTCAATAACTCGCTCTTGTTGAGCATCAGAAAGAGATTCTAAAATTTTAACAACCGTTGCAATATTTTCCTCTGACATTGTTATTCAACACACTAAAAATTAATATAGATACTTGAATCATAACATCTGCTGTACAGTGCCACATTTAAGAAAGTGATGACAAATAATCTATGGTTATACAAGTTATTAAGCTCCCTGTCGGACTTGAACCGACGACCTACTCATTACAAGTGAGTTGCTCTACCAACTGAGCTAAGGAAGCACGTTAATTTAGGCATACACCTCATTATCATAGCAATTATAACATATACAGAGCGAATAAACAGAGCCAGCAGGGTTAGAGTGTCAGAGTGATAAGCAAAATCGAATACAACAGAGTTAAGCGTCATATCGCCCTCTTGAAAAACGGCGCCTGACTGCTGTCCAATTATTGATTAATTCTTGATGAGGTAATTTATAAATCTGACTTAGCACTTCGATAAGAACATAAAAATTTAAAACAGATTAGTAAAAAAAACAATTAACTTTTCTTAAACTGTATTTCCGTAGATAGATGTTATTATTAGATTTTATCCGTAACTTTAATATTAGGAATGAATTCCTTTACAGTTAACAAATTTAAGGTCATATAGATAATTATGCAATATCGAACGACAGTAGGATGGTCTCTTATTACATCAGGCATTGTTACCCTATTACTAAAAGTGCTTCCTGGTAACTCATTATGGTGGGGAATTTCTTTTTTAATTATCGGGATCACTGTCCTCTTTCTAAGGAAAAATGATCAGGTTCTTGAAGGTTAATTT from Crocosphaera subtropica ATCC 51142 includes these protein-coding regions:
- a CDS encoding ATP-dependent 6-phosphofructokinase; this encodes MGEKKRIGILTSGGDCAGLNAVIRAVVHHAVGTYNWDVIGIREATQGLMSDPPRFIQFELDKLDNLLLMGGTILGTTNKGDPFAFPMNDGTVRDRSSDIINGYHSLGLDALIGIGGDGSLAILRRLAQQGGINLVGIPKTIDNDVGATEVSIGFDTATNIATEALDRLHFTAASHNRVMILEVMGRDAGHIALAAGIAGGADVILIPEIPYKIEKVCQKIRARQEKGKHFCLVMVSEAVRTEVGEQVSKLKQFGEDRLGGIGKYIAEQIGAKTGAETRVTVLGHIQRGGIPSPMDRLLGSAFGVAAVDLIAQGKFDQMVAWQNRQILSVPIAEAIQTYRTVDPEETLVKTARGLGICLGD
- a CDS encoding type I restriction enzyme HsdR N-terminal domain-containing protein; amino-acid sequence: MNLEDILKDSNYKLSQFTSEEIEQLEQSITTKETKKGIVPYTVCLVRQKAIKLTPEEVIRQLYLRVLSDRFHYPLSRIQVEYGVNFGREVKRADIVIMDKDRPNTVYMVVEVKKPKLKDGKNQLRSYCNATGAPIAIWTNGEQISY